The nucleotide sequence GGATCTTGGAAGAGATGGTTCTATGTTGCTTCTCTGGGTTACTAAAGTGCAGACTCATAGTGAAGGATTGCTGCTAGTTAGTTTGGCAGAGATCCAGGAGTTGTCAAGGTTACAGCTGCAGTTCTGTGagttccttaattttattttgagtggcaaagaccagcaggaggcaCAGACTAATGGGGTGTGAGAGTAGGTTGTTGCTACAACTCATCATCAGTGATTTCTTTAGGTTCTGTGAGTATCCCATGGGAAATTCCCCATCTATGCACCAGGGTCTCAGACATTCAGTTACTTCTATTCCAGGCCACACTAAGAGACTGAGAGTCTCTAAGCACTGGAGACTCCAGGAATTTTCTGTATCACATCAGAAATGAGCTgatatttccaaagcagcatggctgggtgacatatgcctttcagGGCCAGTGGGGCAGCAGGAGGGGATGATACACATAGCTAGCCACAGtgagtggagacagaggcatggcttATGGGCTTCCAGTTTGAGGAGATGTCCTGATCCTTCGCTGTGTTCCATGCATTCTCTCTTCGTTGGCCTCTTCTTTGAACTCAACATGATCTCTCCTGGTCCTGTGCCATACTACTGCATAAATTCACTAATATTTATCTACCTGCAGGGAGTGCTGGAAAAACATCAACCCCAAACTCTGTTACTGGGCAGGAGCAGCGGATGAACAAGGAGGATACGCTGACCCTGCAGCTTCAGATGATGACCCAAGAAAGGAATGAACTTCGTGGAATTCTGGCTAATTATACCAACAAGGATTTGAACAACAGGTAGCCATTTTGTCTAGTTCCTGAGGGCATCTGAGAGGCAAAGCTGAACCCTGGGAAGGAGTGATATCAGGACACAGGCTGTGTGATTCctccaaataaaaagcagagccTGTGGCCTGGATCAGTCTGGGGATGGGGTAATAGTTGTGAGCTCTCAGCATACATTTCATGAGGCCTTGACAGGTGTTGGCTTGTGGACGATGCTAGGGGCTGTGAGTTTATGGTGAGTCTTTGTGCTTAACCAGCAGGTGcttgagtactggctgctcctcagagcagctgcaggggcCTAGTCGTCTTGGTGCATCTCAGTGTGTGACTTGAGGTCTGAACTTCATCACTGCTCCTCTCTAGTCTGGTTTCTTATATTCTGAGACAATTCCGTCTGCCTCCATTTATTTggcaccctgtgtgtgtgtgtgtgtgtgtgtgtgtgtgtgtgtgtgtgtgtgtgtgtcctagtagTTGGCGGTCTGTGGCATGTGGTTCTTTCTGTGCCACAGTTTCCAGGTGATCCCACTAAGTTCCCTTAGGGTCAGGGAACTCCACTATGACCAGTGATGGTGCTCCTGGCCCGTGTGCTCACCTTGGCAGCCCATTGGAATCCACTGGAGACTTATATACCTATCCTTAAGTCAGGTCTGCTCGCTGTTAACACTGATTTTGTGCTTTAGACATCCAAGTAACAATAGGAACCTAGGATCAAAAATCCCCGTTCTGAATACGGGAACAACATTATCATAGATTTCTGGTGGGATCAGACTTGTGACACAGGCTCCCCAGGACTTAACTATTCTATTCCTCCAGGCCCATTAATGGAACTCATGCAGCTCTGGATCACTCCCTTTGCACCCCTGATTGCTGGTCTGGGGCCACGTCAGCAAGTTTAAACAGCACCAGGTTGTCCTTGTTCATAGCTATCAGTGACATTGACTGTGCTGGGGTGTTTAGGGCACAGCCTGAAATCATAGGATCATTAAGTCCAGAATTCACGAGGTTCTTTGCTCTGGGGCTATGCCCTAATACAGGCTAAATTTTGAGTTGGAGATGGTGAATATGGAGCATAAGAAAGTGATGTTGGATCTACAGAAATTCCCCATGGAGATGAGAGAGGCCTTGTACAAgtgcaaggagctgactgaggaaACTGTCTCTGACAGGTGAGTGACTGACTTCACTGGGACTCTATTCCTTGGCAGTGACTGCTTTTGccatgtttttgcctttgaaccaAAGTGAGGACTTTCCTTTTGGCCTGTCTCCCTATAAAAAGCAGTCTGTCTTATACTCTTGACTTGGACATACTGGACTAGTTTTGCTAAGACTGAAGTATCTGTGAGCCCATCACAACATTGTCCTGCCAGCCTCAGGAGCCTCTAGATAGAAAATCTATTTGTACCATGATAAAGGTGTCAGGCATTTGTGGGTCTTGGGGGCTCTGGTAGGGGTTTACAGAGGTGATCCCATTCTACCCATAGatagaatatatttcaattgGGTCTGCTGTCCTCCCTCACAGAATGTTTGTCTTCTACCTCTCAACCTGCTGATGCTTTCCCAATACCATGGA is from Microtus pennsylvanicus isolate mMicPen1 chromosome 1, mMicPen1.hap1, whole genome shotgun sequence and encodes:
- the LOC142847651 gene encoding disks large homolog 5-like, whose product is MGFSSWDLGRDGSMLLLWVTKVQTHSEGLLLVSLAEIQELSRLQLQFWSAGKTSTPNSVTGQEQRMNKEDTLTLQLQMMTQERNELRGILANYTNKDLNNRLNFELEMVNMEHKKVMLDLQKFPMEMREALYKCKELTEETVSDSILHNQLLNERTQLKKKVSMLREENRKLWREQISMQVACEKVKNLYEKTDEKFCELCDELDKKQDILVERRQFLLKLRDLVTKHIEMAEKLQNPFAVSQMR